From the genome of Nicotiana sylvestris chromosome 1, ASM39365v2, whole genome shotgun sequence:
AAGATAGAGAGGACGTATCAACAATTTTAGGGGTTTCTGAAATAGAGAGAGACGGGGAATCTAGGTGAGGTGTGACTTCAGCGGGGAGAGTAGGAGTGGTTATAAAAGACTCATAGGGAATGACAGACTCCATAGGTTTTTTAGTACTAGGGATGACTGAGGCAGGGATGTCGGATTTTGTATCAGCCATTGAAAAGATGGAGTGAAGGTACTCTAGGAAGTTCTAATGGAAGACTTATGGTTTGTGGAGAAAAGAAGAGGGTTTTATTAATGATGGATAATTATGAAAAGAGTGAGATAGGGATCGGTTCTGAAATAGCGGTTGTGCGTAGTAAAGTGCAacgtttcagagggagatggaataATTTGAAGTGAAGAGACGTGACAGTAGGATCTGAAAAGGTGGATGACATGGTAGTTATGTTTTGTACCtttttaagatgtgtattaaagaATGCACAAAACTACTCACATTTGGTACAAGAACTAGGTTCTTGACCTGTTATTTGAAAGTATCAATCCTATTTTATCATCCATGTACTGCATTTACAGCTTCTAtactcatcatgcgtgtttacgtacaatggtattgaagtgagttagacttggccagaaaaaacttttagcttgttttacctgaaggtgattttcatagccaaaTGATGAGGAATAGGGTTCTCAATTGGGCTTTAGCATCCCCAACttcactctgtttctttcaaaatgtttcCTACTTAAtgtttggtgaagatatctgcaatttggTCTTCAGTGCTACAGAACTTCATAtagatcaaccctttctccacattgtccctcaGAAAGTGATGCCTTACATCAATATACTTggtccttttgtgttgaactggattcttggccatgttgagtgcactggtgttgtcaTATAGAAGGGGCACACTCTCAGTAAGTACCCCAAAATCTTCCAATTGCTGCTTAATCCATAGAAGTTGAGCACAGCAGGATGCTACagctacatattctgcttcagttgttaacagagccactgaattttgcttccttgttCCCTAGGAGATGGGACATGATCCTAGAAAGTGAGCCATTCCAAaagtgcttttcctgtccacaagataactTGCATAGTCTGCATCAACATATTCAATGAGATTAAAACGGTTACCTAAGGGATAATAAAGAaccaggtcctgtgttcctttaaggtatctcagaattcttttggcagccttcaaataagattccttgggatttgattgaaaccttggaCATAGCCCCACACTGAAGATAATATCAGGTCTGCTGGCAGTGAGATAAAGAAGATACCCAATgatgcctctatacatggtttgattcacaggagatccAGTTTCGTCCATGTCTAGTAGAGTGGCCGTCGCAATATGAGtatctatcacctttgatgcttccatgtcaaacctcttcaagagctctttgatgtatttttgctaacaaatgaatgtaccctttgaggactgttttacttgaagacccaagaagaagttcagttcccccatcatgctcatttcaaactcacttcccatgagttttgcaaattcttcacacagagcctcagttgttgccccaaaaatgatatcatcaacatagacatGAACAATGAGAAAGTTCCTTCCCTGTTTCTTTAGGAAcaaggtgttgtcaattttccctcttttaaaacCAATTTTCAAGAGGAACTTTGAtagcctttcataccaagctcgaggagcctgcttcaaTCCAGACAATGCTTTGTCTAGTTTAAACACATAATCAGGGTGTTCttgacattcaaaccctggaggttgcttcACGTAGACTTTTTCTTTAAGAAATCCATTTAGAAAAGcatttttgacatccatttggaacaaggtgaattccatatgagatgcaaaagcgattagaattctaatagcttccatgcaaGCGACCGGAGCAAATGTTTCATCATAATCAATCCCTTCCTCCTCATTGTATCCTTGAACTACTAGTCTagccttgttccttgtggtatttccatgttcatcaagtttgttcctgaatacccacctggtccctataatggttcgatctgaggGTCTAGGTACTAGGTGCCAGACATTGTTCCTTTCAAACTAATGTAACTCATCTTGCATGGTTGTAATCCAATTTGCATCTTTCAAGGCTTTCTTGATATTCTTGGGGTTCTATTTTGGAGAGAAAGGCTAataaggcaagtgaatttctggcttttgacctggtttgtactctggaatctagaggggtaattatgttgtcaagaggatgagaGCTTTTGTGTCTCCAGTTAGACGTCTGAGGTTCATTTGTAGAGAATGTGGGTACATTTGATTGGTTTTTCGATGTTCTTCTCTCAGGTGCTAATGGAATACCCTGAACTGcgtcaaccactctttcttcagcttcagtggttgtaattgaagtaCCTGGTTCTATTGAAGATGAGGAAGTATTGTCTTCACTCAGCTCTTTCACTTGgctcatcatatctgcctttccatttgtcatgtcaatgacttcaccagggactagtaagggttctccatcttgatcttcttcaACACTCTTCTCACAGGATAGATAAGACTCATAaaaaataacatgaacactttcctcaacatATTAGGTCCGCTTATTGTATATCTTGTACGTTTTGCTTGGAGAAGAGTAgcccagaaatattccttcatcatTCTTGGCATCAAAATTTtcaagctgatcctttccattattgagaacatagcatttgcacccaaatattcttaggtgagtcagcttgggtttccttCAATTCAGCAACTCATATGGAATTTTGTTTAGGattgatctgatcatgcacctattcaccaagtagcaggcagtgttgacctCATCAAcctagaagttctttgcaattccactgtcgattagcattgttcttgccatctcttctagagttctattcttcctttccactactccattttgctggggagttctgggagctgagaagttgtgagtgatgccattttcattgcagaactcatcaaagttggcattgtcaaattctgttccatgatctgatctaatgcatgtGACTCTACACTCCATCTTCACCTAGATTTTCTTCATAAAGGCCACAAACACCTCAAATGTTTCATCTTTAGTTCtaagaaacagagtccatgtgaatctggagtagtcatccactattacaaaaatgtatctttttcctcccctGCTTTGCTCTCTCATAGGACCATAAAAGTCCATATGCAGAAGCTCGAGTGGCTTTGAGCTGATCACATCCCTTTTAGACTTAAAAGAAGACTTCACATGTTTTCATCTAGCACAAACATCACAAACTTTTTGTACCTGGAACTTTGACATGGGCAGACAATGGACCAAGTCCTTCtaaattagtttgttcagaagagagAAGCTTGGGTTCCCCAATCTTCTGTGCCAGAGtttagcatcatcatcaacaactttcagacaactcagatcaccactttgtaaggactcaaaatcagcaacatagatgttcttgtatctcttggccacaagtaccacttcaccagttaccagatcagtaactgtacatatcttggacaagaattccaccttgtttcctttattacAGATCTaagagacactcaagagactgtacttaagacCATTACTATAGTACACATTTTTAATAGAATGTGTGAGTGACTTCCCGaattttccaactccaagaatgtacccatttttcccattgccaaaggatacactccctccttgtagggattttagtgaaagaaagtccatggtgttcCTAGCCATGTGCTTTGAAtacccactatccatgaaccattgtggaccgcttcctttcactgttccctgcacaagaaGATCAAGAATTAATTTTAGGAACCCAATCAAGTTTGTgtcccttgtagtaggcaagaggatgaataagagctctcttagtccatgcatATAATATGCGttttttgtgagtggaacctggtcccttTTTAGTAGTTATATTTTCAGCAACCATTCTGTTTTTTTGAGTGAACTGGACCCTGGTTTGACAATTTTCCATGAAATGTCCATTGTTCCCATAGTGGGTACTCAGCCAATTTTCGAGTACAGTCACACATTTGCTAAGTAGGTTGTAAGGGGTTTTCTCCCTTTGAAACCCTATTCCCTGCATGTTTCCACCATTATTAGTATTCATGGCAGTGATAGCTTtggaggaccaggtccactttagggacttttcaagatcattttttactcttttcAGTTCAGTTTGGAGGTGTTTGTTTTTATTAGTTTCAAAACACATCCTGGTTCTCATagctttcaactcatttttaggcctaatgTGTTCTTCACTggctatctcttttccttttccagtaTTTCCAGGTTTAGACTTAGTTCTTAGTCCCTTAATTATTTCCATTAGGTCTACAATTTCTACAAAGAGATCAtctctttcttcctcaatttcagTCACTCTTCTTGCTAGGGCCTCCTTTTCTTCACTAAAGTTCTCAATAGTTTCCTTATGGTCAAGAACTACTACCACTAAGTCATTTCTTTCATGCTCTAAGTTGGCAATCGTTTTGGTCAAGACAACTTTTTCTCTCTTCAACTCACAAATGGTTTCCTTCAGATCACTACACACGCTACCAGATCATCTATGGTTTTATCAACTTCCCTTTGTTCTAAGATCAAATCATCCTTATCCTCTACAAGGTTATGATAGGTATCAATCAATACATTAGCTAAAGACATAAGTTTCTTAGGAGtgtaggatttcagatttttcTGAACATACCTGAAAGTTACCTCTTTgttgtcattgtcttcatcatcatctgattgggccatcaaagcaaaagttAGGTCATATTCCTTTTCCTCGCTTTCAACTTCCATTATGGAACTATCACCAACATCAGTTTCATCTTCAGACTTACTAGAGAAATCCCCCCATGCTGCAAGAGCTTGTTTCACCATATTGTCAACAGATCTCTTTCTTTTGAAGTCCTTGAGaggaaccgggttcctcttaGCTGCTTTCTCAGAGTTATACTTGGATAATTTTTGCTTCAAGAGAGGACAGTCTTTGATGAAGTGTCCAGTCTTTCTACACTTATGATAGAGATCATAGTTTTTTGATTTGCTAGAGCTGCCCCTTTTtagcatttctccatttcttctggCCATCTTCCgaaatcttttggttaagtaagccatgtcactatcttcctcacttgagtcattgctatcagctttgagtaccaggttcttttctttctttggttctcttctttcactgtctatcttcctcttcatctcatAGGTCTTCAAATTTCCAACCAGCTCTTCTATGGTCAGTTCTTGCAAGTCCTTTGATTCAACAATAGCATTTACCTTGCTTTCCCACAGGCTAGGAAGAATACTGAGGATTTTCCTCACTACCTTGTTCCTAGGGATGGTTTCACCAGGTGAGTGTAACTTATTTATGATGaaagtgaatcttgtgtgcatatcttgaatagattcatcgtccttcatcctgaagagttcatactcggtagtgagcatatcgatcttagattgttttacttgggtagttccctcatgagctatttacaaagcttcccatatctctTTAGCAGTGTCACACGCGGAGATTCAATTGTATTCAtcaggtcctattccacataccagaatcttcttggcacgaaaattcttctccacCACTTTCCTATCTACGTCGGTGTATTCTTTACTGGTTTTTGGCATTGAGAATGGAAGTTCTTCCAGTACCTTTGTTGGAACAAAAGGACCGTCACATATGACATCCCATAACTCAGAATCTTCAACCATGTAATaatcatgcattcttgtcttccaccacccgtagtattgtccattgaacctgggtggtctGTATGTAGATTGactttcttcaaaatttggtggagcagccataaggatcctttctaggtgttagcctaataggaggaacccgctctaataccaattgttaatttgtatgagtccaccaaacagtaaagtacctggtcctctatgaggttgTACTGAGAATGCTgataaaacagtaagtaaataagacaccggatttttacgtggaaaaatcccaactcaaggggacaaaaaccacgacttacacctgtaggctttcaacttcaataacttgtaaaaacctattacaagccactttggaatgactccattacaaagaattcaactcaactaacttgtgatactcttaccacaagccactttatcaCTCTCTAGTtataaagactttaacttatgactaaacctagtcacaataTAAACTCATAGAGTTTACGGATTTTACAAGAGggttcctaatcaacgcttctagctaagcaatttaggagatacaataagaacaatcacaaagttacaactcaattaAGGAGAACAAAATACTaattttaggaactggtccgtagtagcatttaactttgttcttcaagctcaagagAATTAATTTCACAGTTTTGCAGAAGGCTTGAATGAGAAAagcaagtgttcaagtgatgttttgatataaactccttgttgatacaccttgatgacatcacttgaatgatgtaagcactttagttggtcaaaaGATAAGTGGCCACTGGAAACAGTGCAATGCAGGTAGAAATAGTGCAGGTAGTCATGTcgcttccagctgtgtccaattgacttcgtactgctataagggaaccacaagggtatcatgTCCTTGTTTGGTTCTCTATCTCCTGAAGCTATAGCAGCTCACATTTAATTGAAATCCGTTAACTTGCATTATAGCCCAACTGTGTTAGGTTCCCTATCTGATTCTGGACAGTAAGTTTGTTATATTATCAAAATATAAGGCAAAGATATTGAAACCCATcacatgcaaagagaaggcaatgcttagccttatgcaaatgaggaggcaaggcttagcctcatgcaagatttgagacagagcttagtctcatgtaaagagaaggcaatgcttagccttatgctaATAGGGAGgcaggtcttagcctcatgcaagaattgaGATATGGTTTAGTCTCATGCAACGAGAAAGcaatgcttagacttatgcaaatagggaggaagGGCTTAGCGTTATGCAAGAATTTAGATaggtcttagtctcatgcaaggagaaggcaattcttagccttatgcaaataggaagGTAGAGCTTAGTGTCATACAAGAATCGACatatggcttagtctcatgcaaggagaaggcaatacttagccttatacaaatagggaggcagggttagcctcatgcaagagtTGAGATAgagcttagacttatgcaaagagaaggcaatgcttagccttatgcaaacacggaggtagggcttagcctcatgcaagagttgagacaaagcttagtctcatgaaaagagaaggcaatgcttagccttatgcaaatagggaggcatagcttagcctcatgtaaatgtAAGAGTAATAGTGAAGTATTCTTAGGTGGTAATATGTTTATGCATAGCAATTCTGTTGTCGTGACGATGCTTATGGTGATGACCtattcctgcatccaaagaaagtTTGTGAGTTTTGTGgcggaggttggttcgtgcctttgtctgcttgctttgctccgttctgcCCGAGGATCCTGTTCAAGTCACCATGGGTAGCACTTGGCTAGAAAAGTTTCTTTACAAAAAGTATGTGTGTATGGTTTTCAAAGACATAGAAATATGCAAATTAGAAATCAGTTAGATGAACTAGTAACTGTGACGTTATTAGAGACATTGCGACCTTCTTTGccatagaattttgagggtcctcctcaaaattctgccccagttttgattgtagggaaaatgaaaattttattgaattgtgaccgaacccacggggctgcctacatataccctcttaaatgggaatcaggtcaagtatagttcaattacatcatatgaaGAAACATAAATAGTTTACAcctagtatcttttgactgcatctaaattgataggctttggccggaattctccatccatttctgcgagtatgagtgctcctcctatcaATACTttatgaaccatgtaaggaccttgccag
Proteins encoded in this window:
- the LOC138872614 gene encoding uncharacterized protein, translating into MLTTEYELFRMKDDESIQDMHTRFTFIINKLHSPGETIPRNKVVRKILSILPSLWESKVNAIVESKDLQELTIEELVGNLKTYEMKRKIDSERREPKKEKNLVLKADSNDSSEEDSDMAYLTKRFRKMARRNGEMLKRGSSSKSKNYDLYHKCRKTGHFIKDCPLLKQKLSKYNSEKAAKRNPVPLKDFKRKRSVDNMVKQALAAWGDFSSKSEDETDVGDSSIMEVESEEKEYDLTFALMAQSDDDEDNDNKEVTFRYVQKNLKSYTPKKLMSLANVLIDTYHNLVEDKDDLILEQREVDKTIDDLREKVVLTKTIANLEHERNDLVVVVLDHKETIENFSEEKEALARRVTEIEEERDDLFVEIVDLMEIIKGLRTKSKPGNTGKGKEIASEEHIRPKNELKAMRTRMCFETNKNKHLQTELKRVKNDLEKSLKWTWSSKAITAMNTNNGGNMQGIGFQREKTPYNLLSKCVTVLENWLSTHYGNNGHFMENCQTRVQFTQKNRMGTVKGSGPQWFMDSGYSKHMARNTMDFLSLKSLQGGSVSFGNGKNGYILGICNKGNKVEFLSKICTVTDLVTGEVKIGEPKLLSSEQTNLEGLGPLSAHVKSKRDVISSKPLELLHMDFYGPMREQSRGGKRYIFVIVDDYSRFTWTLFLRTKDETFESVEEDQDGEPLLVPGEVIDMTNGKADMMSQVKELSEDNTSSSSIEPGTSITTTEAEERVVDAVQGIPLAPERRTSKNQSNVPTFSTNEPQTSNWRHKSSHPLDNIITPLDSRFERNNVWHLVPRPSDRTIIGTRWVFRNKLDEHGNTTRNKARLVVQGYNEEEGIDYDETFAPVACMEAIRILIAFASHMEFTLFQMDVKNAFLNGFLKEKVYVKQPPGFECQEHPDYVFKLDKALSGLKQAPRAWYERLSKFLLKIGFKRGKIDNTLFLKKQGRNFLIVHVYVDDIIFGATTEALCEEFAKLMGKLLKRFDMEASKVIDTHIATATLLDMDETGSPVNQTMYRGIIGYLLYLTASRPDIIFSVGLCPRFQSNPKESYLKAAKRILRYLKGTQDLGTRKQNSVALLTTEAEYVAVASCCAQLLWIKQQLEDFGVLTESVPLLYDNTSALNMAKNPVQHKRTKYIDVRHHFLRDNVEKGLIYMKFCSTEDQIADIFTKH